From the Hemitrygon akajei chromosome 24, sHemAka1.3, whole genome shotgun sequence genome, the window tACCCCGCCACCCTGAAGTAAAACGGGCAAGCTTAAAAGCGATACGTGGCGACAgaattcttcacacagagaacgGTCGATGCCTGGGATGCGCTCTCCAGGGTGGCGCTGAAGGCAGGTACGATAGAGGCGTTTAAAGATtttcttggacaggtacatagtgcaattgtgaagaaagcacggtagagcctctgcttccttaggagtctgcggagattaggcatgacatctaaaacttagagAAAATTCTCCGAATGTGTAGTGTAGAGTGTTTCGCCTGGCTTCATCACGTCCTGGCATGGAACagccaatgcctttgaacggaaaatcctaccgAAGTTTCGGCCCAGCACATCTCGGGTCAAGCTCTCACAACCACTgcgcacatcgacatgaaatgctgtcggaggaaagcagtatccatcatcagagatccccaacaCCAAGGACAATCTCTccgctcgctgctgccatcagatagaaggtacaggagccccaggattCGCAGCAAAAGGTTCAAGAACTGTTTTCCACAggatcaggttcttgaacaattACATCCAATTGCTCCATCACTGAGAtgtttcccacaaccaataatctcactttaaggactttttatctcattatctcgtGTTCtctattatttattgctatttatttatatttgtatttgcacagtttattgtctactgcactctggttgatctttcattgatcccgcTATTGTTACTAGTCTATTGTTTTGCAAGGTACGCccgcaggaaaattaatctcaaggttatatatggtgacatatgtgtactttgacaataaatttacttttgaatacACAAAGAAGGCAAGGGTATGAACGCTGTGTAGCCTGAAGGGATTAGTGTATTTGGACATTTGATCACTTGTTAATTAGTTCGGCACAATTTAGGATTTTGGTGTTATATCAGGTTCAGCAAtcttggcaacacgagtgaatctgcagatgctggaaataaataaaaacacgaactgctggcagaactcagcaggccagacagcatctatgggaggaggtagtgacgacgttacGGTCcgaaaccctcctgatgaaggtaCAAATTCGTAGCATATACTACCACGAGGGTAATTTTAGTTAGAGGGAAAAGCAATGGAATTTATGAAGAACTACAAATAAGTCAAACTGACGAACAGCCAAAGTGCAAAGAGACACACGGTGCAAATGCTGAAAAAAGAACGAGAACAGAAGTTGTAAATGAtcattgaaaatgagtctgttcATCGTAGTGGTGATTGAAGTAAGTCCAGCAGttcaatgtttatttatttattgacatgcaGCACGGAGTAGGCAGTTCTTGCCCTTCGAGCCGCGCCGCCCAGTAATCCCCTGAATTATTCTTATCCTAATTTCggggcaatttgcaatgaccaattagcgtACAACTGGTACGtttttttggaatgtaggagtAGAACGGAGAACCCTgaggaagcccacgtggtcaaggggagaacgtaaaaCTCCTTAGAGGCAGCGACGTGAAATGAAACCGAGTCGCTGGTACAGTTATGCGTTGTGCCAACCACTATTCTACCGTGTCGCCCCGACCGTTGTACTAACTGCAACACTGCCATATTGAGGTGATTAAAGTTATCCAAGCCGGTCGAGGACCCTGATGTCTGTAGAACAATAAATTTTCCTAAATCCGATGTTATtcgacctaaggcttctgtatctgATGCCCgctggtagtagcgagaagagagcacgggcTGGAATGTGAGGGGTATGTCAAGATAGGTGCTGCTTTCCTCTGGCAGTCTTCCATGTGAATGGAGACCTTCAGGATAGGGATAACTACCCAAAAGAAATTTAAATATTCCCtttgatgggagttcagtgagacccgCTGTCACTGCTACCCCTCTGTGATCTCGGCTGCTCTCCGACAAGGGATGCCTCTTCGTGTAAATGGAGTCAGTTGTGGggtgggctttgcctgtgatggtctAGGCTGCACCCACCACATTTTGTATCTTTTtccgttcctgggcattggttttcccatgccaggcagtgatgtagccagtcaagatACTGTCCACTGTGTATCTATGGAAAGTAATCAAAGTAGCTGGTGTTATGACAAATCTACGCAAGCTTCTAAGAAATTTGACGTGCTGTCGTTCCTCCTTTGTGATGACACACACGCGTTGGTTGCAGGGCAGATTATTCAATATGATAACGACAAGGTACTTAAATCTACTGACCCGCTCCACCTCCGATCTCCTGATGAAGACGAGCTCATAGACCTCAGGCTTCTTCCTCCTGCGGGCGACGATTAACTCTTTGGTTTTGCGAGGAGTGAGGTTGCTGTTATGGCTCCACTCTACCAGATTTTAAATTTCCCTCCCATATGCCTATCAGCATACAACAGTGATGTCGTCAGAAAACTTAAACACTGCTTTGGATCAGCTCGTAACCACGGAAGCATAGGTATAAACTTAGCAGAGCAGGGGAGTAGGCACACAATATTTGGACACACCTGTGCCGATAGTGAGTGTGGATAAGATATTGTTGTCAATCCGTTCTAACTGGTTCTGGAGTGAGGAAGCCTAGGATCCATTTGCAAAGGGAGATACCGAAGCCCAGGTCTCAGAATATTGGTTAGGAATGTTAAATACTTAAAAATGAGGTGGTAGGGAGCTTAAAGATAATGTGAAAGACAAATATTTACACAGAGTGTTGGGCGGCTTGAATGAGCTCCCAGAGATAGAGATAGAACCACGTATAAAGTTTAGGAGATAATTAGACCGACGCATGAAAATCTAAGAAAAGGGGCATAGATCACGTAGGGACAGAAGGAATTTAATAACTTCTTCAGCACAGATTTGGCCTCCTCTGTGCTCTACTGATCTACGTTCTATCCTCTTCATGCGCTGTTCAATGCTGTCCATTCCAGAAGAAAAGTGGATGAAACTGCCTTGGAGACACTTCCACGGGGACCAGCTCCGCTGCGAGCAGCCTGAAGGATCTCGGCTctaaacgtcaactgtttgttcgTTATTGGGActgatgcctgacctgccgagttatTCCGGCACTTTTTGTGTGATTCCATTTCTCAGTCGTCAGGGCAGAGTTCGCGAAGGGTGTCTAAGCCTGTCTGGCCACAGTGAGTGCGGGGTGGGGAAGATCTTCCTCGGTGAAAGCCAGGTGGAGCGAGGCCGTCAGGGAGCGCCTGAAGACCCGGCGGAAATCACGGCCGGGGAAGACGTAGAGAAGGGGGTTAAGGGCGCTGTTGAAGGAGGCCAGAGCAAAGGTAAGGGCCAGCCAATCATTGAGAAAGGCATCAGAGATGTCACGAAGAAGGCTGCAGGCAATATTGGGAAGCCAGCAGATGATGAAGGCGACGACCACGGTCACTATGAGGCGGACGGGCTTCTGGGATTTGGCTAAATCAGCCATCTGCAGAATCCGGCCGATCATGATATAACAGGTTGACATGATTAGAACTGGGAGGCCGAAGATGAAGACATCCCAAGTTACCTCCAAAAAGAGCGAGGTATTCTCCCCGAAATATAGGATAATCCACTCAAACATCAAGTTAGGCAGGGACATGAGGAAGGCCAGGACCCAGGCTCCGAAGCAGGACACATATACCCAATCCAGGCTCAGCTGATGCCGGAACCAAATGGGCCGAATGACGACCAGGCAGCGGAAGATACTGATTAGAGTCAACAGGAAGGAGCTGGCGGACATGTTGATGATGACGACGCAGCCGAAGAATATGAAGAAGGAGTCATCTTGGGGAAATGAACTTAGATCGAAAAACATGGCCAAATGGAAAGGAAGGGTAAGGCAATACGCCAGGTCCGCCACAGCCAGTTTCAGGAAACACACCGTGTGGACTCTTCTCTCCATCTTGAAGCCTGTTACCCAGATGACTGCGCAGTTGCCGGGGACGCCCAGCAGGAAGGTGATAGCGAAAGAAATCGTGGACAAGGTGGCGGGTGCTAACTCGAAGTCCTCAGGCATGACAGTGTTGAAAGAGCCATTCCCACCGAGAGTGGAGTTGAACAGGTCCTCGGAGCGCGACATATTGGACCTGGTATGGGAgatattattgaggtgagagatGTGAGGAATAGAATTTAAGGGTGACgtatgagagagggacaagagcTAAGCAGGAGAGAGGGTAAATGTGAAAAGCGATACAGAGGTTGGACAGGTGACGAAGgaaggaagaaggaggaagagttTGAGGACAAAGCAATCGGAATTCAAACGTTGTGCTTCCTCACCGCCCTACCTACACCGTTGTGCTCCTCCACCCCCCAAAATGTGGCGCATCCTCACCGGCTTCCCAACAGTGCAACGCTCCCGCACCGGATTTCCAACAGTGCGGCACTCCATCACCAATCATTCCTCACACCACTTTATCCCCGGACccagaatcttctctgcaccctctccacgcTAGATAGACAatccaacattcgaaaggtttcattgagatcccccaccattcctttaaattccagcgagtacagacctaaaCCCATCAGACTTATGATAACACTATGTCCTTCTGCATCTGAGATGTTTGGATTTTTGTCTGTTTAGAAAATCGTCTGCATATTCATTTctacgaccaaagtgcatgaccctgTATTTTCCAATGCTggatttcattttccactttaaCCCGTTTTCCTAATCTGttgaagtccttctgcaacctacctgtttcctcaacactacctgcccctccaccaactttcgtatcatctgcaaaacttggcaacaaaattatccagtccataatctaaatcattgatgctCTGCATAAAAGGAAGCGGTATAAATGCCGACCCCTACGAACATCTCCAGTCACTTGCAGCTAACTAGAAAGgaatccttttattctcactccctgcctcttaccaatcagccaatgctctaaccatgccaatacctttcctgtaataacaagggcatttaacttggtaagcagcctcatatttcgcaccttgtcaaaggccttctgaaagtcgaaATATATAACATCTATTACACctcctttatccatcctacttgtaatctcctcaaagaattcctacaagttcttcagacaagattttcccttaaggaaaccatgttgacgtTACCATATTTTGTCTTATTTTACAAGTACTCCATAACGTCATCCTTAACacttaactccaacatcttcccaaccactgaggtcaggccaactagtctataattccctttctgctgccttcctcctttcttaaagagtggagtaacatttgcgatTTCCAGttttctggcaccatgccagagtccaattatttttgaaagatcataactaatgccTCCAAAATTTCTACCGCTATCTCATTCAGAATcctagagtgcagttcatctggtccgggtgactcatgtacctttaggtctttcaactttttgagcaccttttgctttataatagtaactgtactcacttctcttctcTCACACCCTTTAACATCTGGCACGctgatagtgtcttccacagtgatgactggTGCAAAATGTTCATTTAGcttatctgctatctccttgtcccTCGTTATGATTTCTCTGGTCTTATTTTCTAGCGGTTCTATATCTATTCCGATCTCTTTTAtattttttaacatacttgaaaaagcttttactatccatatTGATATTCTTTGTAGTATGCTTGAATAGTTCATATTtctcttctaatgattctttcagttgTTCTCTGTACGTTTTAAAATCCTTTCCAATCCTCTCTCTTCCCATTAATTGTTGCTTTGTTGTTTACCCCCTGTTTTGCTTTTACatcagctttgacttcccttgtcagccacggttgtactattttgacatttgagtttttttgtgtgtttggaatacatctatcttgcaccttcctcattttcttcCCAGAAAGTCATGCCATCCCTGCCAGtggctccttccaatttactttggccatctcctctctcatacctctgtagttTCCCTTACACCGCTGAAATATTGTTACGTCaggctttactttctccctatcaaatttcagttgaactcacttttttttttggtgatcactgcctcctaagagttcttttacccgGTGCTCCGTAATTACCCCCGGTACATTACATAACACCAAATCCAGTATAGTTGGTCCCCCAGTAGGCACAAGGCCAACCTGCTCTAAAAGTCATCTCGCAGGCATTCAAcgaactcactctcttgagattcattaccaacctgatttcccaatcGTCGTCCATGTTGTAAtatcccatgactatcgtaacattacgCCTTTGACACGCCATCTCCATTTCCCGTTGTAATCTTTGGTCCATATCCTAGCTACATTTGGGTGGCCTGTATATCACTGCCATCTGggaccttttacccttgcagtttcttaactcaacccacaaggatgcGACACCTTCCGGTCCTACGTCACATCTTTCTACAGATTTGATGCCacttttaccagcagagccacggcTCCCTTCTGATTACCTTCCTATCaatccgatacaatgtgtaactttgtacattcagctcccagctacaaacatgcttcagccacgattcagtgatggccacatcatacccgacaatctgtaatagtgcaacacgatcatccacctcatttcttatactccgtgaaCTGAGATAtatcactttgagtattgtattTGCTACCCATATTTTCCCTGTTCTGAGTAAAGAAAGCAACCGTACGCTTTCTCCACCGCCGTATCTGCTGTATCGAATTGATCTAATCAATCTATCTACAGTGTGCAACAAATCTTTcatgccctttgagccacgccgctCATATATCCGTTCgaattaatcctagcctaatcacaggaccatttagaacagtgaattAATGAACCatttggtatgtctttggattgtgggaggaaaccggagcaccctgaggaaacccatgcggtatcgggaagaacgtacagactccttacaggaggtCACCAGAATTAAACctaggttgctggtactgtaaagcgttctcCTAACTATGCTAACTACACCTCTACCGCCCCGCCCCATCTCATAGAGTTTTGATAACATCTCTTACGTATATACTGTGCCCGACGTAGGAGAGCGAGCATGCCATACTCCTTCTTCTCCAATCTGTCAAGCTGTGTTTCTACTTTCAAGGAATCATGGAGTTGAAACCCTTGATCTCTATGTTCATCAGCATTCTTCAGCAGCCCACCATTGACTGTATACCTCCCCTCCCGATTTGACTCACAAATTACATCACCTCACAGTTGACCGAATTAAACTCTCTTTGCCAATTGTGGTGGTCCGGAGAATGTTGTAGAAGAGAGGGCGTAGAGGCTCACGGCTACCTGAAAGTGGCgacacaggtagacaaggtggCGATGAAGATCATCATCAGGCAGGACACTAAGTGCAGAGTTAATGAGTCATCGTGTGGTTGTACCAGACGTTGGTGAGGCATGCTTTGTTCAGTTTTAGTCATCCAGCTATAAGAAGGATATTATTAAACTGGACAAGAATATTTACAAGGACGCTTCCAGGATTTTTGGCACAGAAAGAGGTTGGTCATGCttggactttattcccaggaGTGTGGGAGACTGAGAGCTGATATTTTAGACGTGTTTATAATCACGAGGGGCCTACACTCGTAGATTAGATGCAGTCTTTTTcacagggttggggaatcaagaaccagCATGCACAGGTTTAAGACGAGGGGGGAGAGTTGAGAGGACATTGAGGAGGCAAATTTTCCTTACGCAAGTTATGGTATTTATGTGAAATCATCTCCCAGAGCTGCCACAtggctggaattctttgagcaagTTATCAAAAGGTTCATGAGAGTTTGGTGGTAGCTATTCTTGATACGCGGTTTCTGtccatggttccctgaaagtgacttGTCAGGTCGGCAGGGCGGTGAAGGCAGCGTTGAGTTCGCTGGCCCTTATCCGACAGGGCACTGAATACAGAAGTTGGAGCAGTAAAGAAATTGTTGAGGCCGTATTTACATATTGTGCCTGGTATTAGAGGTAGATACGCCCACATCAGTTATCAAGATACTTGGACAGATATATGTGTAGGAAAGCTTCGGGACAGGGGCTTCCAATCTGGGATCCACGAACCTTtccattaatggtaggggaccaCGGCATAAATAAGGTAGGGAACCCCTGGTTAGAGAAATATGATTTATGAGAATGGCTTAGATGAGAAACTCTCTCGGCATGGAACAGCTTTAGCGGAAGTTCCTGTTTCTATGACGTATTACCCTTTGACACTGGACTTCTGTTTATCTACATTCTAGCCCCTTCTGTTTATCTATATTCCTTCGCAACCTACCACACAATGTGGATGAGCAATGCCGGTTTGACTTCCTAAGATGCATCAACACATGATTAACTGGATGAAAAACCACCTGCCAACTGATCCATCGCCTACTGTTGCCCTAGATCCACTTCCTTTCTGTCCTCAACGTCACCAGCTTTCCTGTCATCCTCAGACTCTCTGATCGTACCGCCATATTCCATCTATCGTTAATGTGAACCCCAAGCAACAGCGATGTCACCACCGACAATACGACCCTCCACAGGTCACATTTCCTGCACCACCTCCTGTCTCTTTCCACTAAACCAAGTTCGGATCCAGTTTACCAATTCATCTTTCATCCCATGTGATTTAACCTTCTGGGCTAGCCTACCATAAGGGTCAGGTCGATACAAATTTATTGGTGCTTCATTAAAGCCCAAGCCGGATAATATCAATTATCCTGACATTCCGCCTTCTGAAATACCCCCCTCAAAATACCTCCTAAAATTAGTGTGGCAGATGTCCCCCACACAAAGCCACCCTGACTCTCACAGATCAAATACTGCCTTTTCAAATGAACATTAATCACGAACCCTGCTCTCCATCGAGATCCAGCTCACCTTCCCCAGAATCTCCAGCTCAGACCGACCTCCTGGCCAGATCGGAACAGTTGGACTCAGATCCCAAATTTTCCTCGTGgatccagtcttgaagaagaacTATGCAGATCCAGACAGATCCAGGAGGTATGATGATGCTGGTGCAGGAGATGTCCAGATTAAAGATTGGGAGATGGCTCAGTCCACCTTCGGAGTACACCCCGAAGTTTCAAAGCTGGAAGCAGCTCAGTCTGAGCAAGTTAGATCGATGACACCAGGAGATAACGCTGAACTCACTCTGCAGAGAATAACAAATATTTACTTTATATCCTAAAAGTAACAGAGACAATGAAGCTTTGTGCCTAACCCGTGACCATAGGACCTTGTGGAGGAGCTTCAATCTGTTTCTTACCCTAAGATGGGTAATGGTACAATGTGGAAGGAGCTTCCCTCTGTGTCGAACAGGGCAATACAGATCCATGTAGGGTTAAATTGCTTGCAATTAAGGATGAAGTGGCCAATTCGAATGGACTTCGTGTTCGTGGAGGATACAGAGAGTGATAGCAGATTGCTGTTCATTTGGTTGCAGGCCAGTAACAACTGGTGTGACACAAGGATCGGGGCTGGGACAATTGCTGTTTATCATCTGACTCTGGCCAAtctattaggtacatctgtatacCTGTTCGTTAATGCATATATCTAAACACATAATGCAATGGCAGCAAaacaatgcataagagcatggaGACATGGTCAATAGGTTCAATTGTGATCAAACAGCAGAATTAGGATGAAATGTggtgtaagtgactttgaccgtggggtTATCATTGGTGCTAGACGGGGCGGTTTGAGAATCCCAGAAACTAGCAATCTCCTGGATATGTCgtgcataacagtctctagaatttacagagatttCATGCGAAGGACAATAAagatccagtgagcggcagttctattggcgaaacgccttgttaatgagagaggtcaaaggagaatagcGATGGTGGTTCAGCTGACGGGAAGGCGAAAGAACTTCAAATAAACTTGCCTTCCAACAGTGGTAGGCAGAAGAACATCTCCGAACGCACAGCACGCCGATCCTTGAATTTgcttggctacagcagcagaagaccaggaacaaacagtggccactttgttaggtacagtaGATACtatataaaatggccactgagtggcCACATCATTAcaccctaatcctaaccctagTCCTAAACCAAATCCTGCCTCTGACATCCTCAATAATCCTGGCCCTCATTCTTCACCAACCCTTGCCTAGACACCCTCCCTCATATCCACTCGCAGCACGGAGCTCCCTCCTGTAGCGTAACGCTCCTCACCACCCTTCCAGGGCGTGGCACACCCACACCTCTTCTCACACTGTGACCATTCCTTCCATTGCCTCAGACTTCCAACTGGCGTTCCAGTTCATTCAACGCTTCTCCGTTTCTACCTGTTCCACTACCTACTCAGGCAGTGCGTTCCAAAGTATAGCCTTCCAcaactgggggagggggggggaaagaCTCCAACGCCTTCAGATTTCCTCCAAACCCATCACACTGTCCGTATTCCCTGGGTTCTGGCTTTTGCCACGGGGAGAATCTCTATCTCTGCCCCTCATCGTACTACCCACCTCTATCAGCTCCCCCCAGCCTCTTCCGCTCCAGGGAAAACCGACCCAGCCTCTCTGGTCTCTCCTCCCACCCAAAACGCTCCATCTCGGGCAACGCCCTTCAGACTCTCCTCTGAAACCTTTCCGAAACAGTCACCTCCTTCTTGCAGTGTGGTGAACAGACTGTAAACAGTACTCCAGCAGTGGGCTGACCAACAGTTGTAGCATAACcagtccacttttatattctttgtcCTGTGTTGGAGGCAATATCCCGAATGTCTTCTTCACCTGC encodes:
- the LOC140715746 gene encoding C3a anaphylatoxin chemotactic receptor-like, producing the protein MSRSEDLFNSTLGGNGSFNTVMPEDFELAPATLSTISFAITFLLGVPGNCAVIWVTGFKMERRVHTVCFLKLAVADLAYCLTLPFHLAMFFDLSSFPQDDSFFIFFGCVVIINMSASSFLLTLISIFRCLVVIRPIWFRHQLSLDWVYVSCFGAWVLAFLMSLPNLMFEWIILYFGENTSLFLEVTWDVFIFGLPVLIMSTCYIMIGRILQMADLAKSQKPVRLIVTVVVAFIICWLPNIACSLLRDISDAFLNDWLALTFALASFNSALNPLLYVFPGRDFRRVFRRSLTASLHLAFTEEDLPHPALTVARQA